A portion of the Leptospira broomii serovar Hurstbridge str. 5399 genome contains these proteins:
- a CDS encoding helix-turn-helix domain-containing protein produces the protein MPKKNITTTETEGGRLDHALDLLKIKPKMAAKVMGITEAALSMYKKGNREIPPARLDLLMQRFGISKKYILENKGEPIATKQEEFDLSNSDLLFLNSLKARPKLYEIVYDLAQLKDKELKPFQDLFTKLADAKKNPKKPASKADLRLKK, from the coding sequence ATGCCAAAAAAAAATATTACAACAACTGAAACTGAAGGAGGGCGTCTTGATCACGCCCTAGATTTGTTAAAGATAAAACCAAAGATGGCGGCCAAAGTAATGGGGATAACCGAGGCAGCTCTATCCATGTACAAAAAAGGGAATCGGGAAATACCGCCTGCGAGGCTCGACCTACTCATGCAGAGATTCGGAATTTCTAAGAAATATATCTTGGAAAATAAAGGGGAACCGATCGCCACAAAACAGGAGGAATTCGATTTATCAAATTCGGATCTTCTCTTTTTAAATAGCCTGAAGGCTAGACCGAAATTATACGAAATCGTCTACGATCTCGCACAGTTGAAAGATAAAGAACTGAAGCCGTTTCAGGATCTATTTACGAAACTAGCGGATGCCAAAAAGAATCCGAAGAAGCCCGCCTCAAAAGCGGATTTGCGGCTTAAAAAATAA